In Vigna unguiculata cultivar IT97K-499-35 chromosome 3, ASM411807v1, whole genome shotgun sequence, a single genomic region encodes these proteins:
- the LOC114177586 gene encoding tetraspanin-10 — translation MGMGTSTFVTRWINFLTMLLAIVVIIFGVWMSTHHDGCRKSLTLPVIGLGAVIFLISVVGFLGALKDISILLWVYLISLFIVLMGILVFTVLVFIVTNNGSGHSVTGLRYKEYQLQDFSSWFLKELNNSHNWERLKVCLVKSEDCNNLSKKYKTLKQYKSAKLTPIEAGCCRPPSQCGYPAANASYYDLTFHPVSPNNDCKRYKNSRAIKCYDCDSCKAGVAQYMKTEWRVVAIFNVVLFVVLSIIYFVGCCARRNAARRHSKA, via the exons ATGGGAATGGGAACTAGCACCTTTGTTACTCGATGGATCAACTTTCTCACCATG CTTTTGGCCATTGTTGTGATAATTTTTGGAGTGTGGATGAGCACTCATCATGATGGCTGCAGAAAGTCTCTCACTTTGCCTGTGATAGGCCTCGGAGCAGTTATTTTCTTGAT ATCTGTAGTTGGGTTTTTGGGTGCCCTGAAAGACATCTCCATACTCTTATGGGTT TATCTGATCTCGCTGTTCATTGTCTTGATGGGAATCCTGGTCTTCACAGTATTGGT GTTCATCGTCACCAACAATGGATCAGGTCATAGCGTGACTGGCTTGAG GTATAAAGAGTATCAGCTTCAGGATTTTAGTTCTTGGTTTCTCAAAGAG ttaaACAATTCTCATAATTGGGAGAGGTTGAAGGTTTGTCTTGTCAAATCTGAAGACTGCAACAACCTATCCAAAAAATATAAG ACTCTTAAACAGTATAAATCAGCTAAATTGACGCCAATTGAAGCTGGTTGCTGCCGACCACCTTCTCA GTGTGGATATCCTGCTGCAAATGCATCCTACTATGACTTGACTTTTCATCCAGTTAGCCCCAACAATGACTGCAAGCGATACAAAAATTCTCGAGCCATCAAATGCTATGACTGTGACTCTTGCAA GGCTGGTGTGGCACAATACATGAAAACCGAGTGGCGAGTTGTTGCTATAtttaatgttgttttatttGTTGTCTTG TCGATTATATACTTTGTGGGATGCTGCGCGAGACGAAATGCTGCGAGAAGGCATTCTAAAGCTTGA